Proteins encoded within one genomic window of Sphingosinicella ginsenosidimutans:
- a CDS encoding ATP-dependent DNA helicase: protein MLPHPALHATHAGIWIAHPDGRVEAVTRGAAIARAAETPTIFLNAPLVASRLGYPELSGLDLLELFAFVHPARFAVPTPKGLADALGLPEPEGDEAAARFLGQAAATLLATLSGDWPERAGAWASAQALHRLRWPWAGVVAARLSRPGRDEPWLFSVLPEWEETGGRPPPRPIRLDAGATADRLAHLVGSDAEPRQGQRDYAAAARAVFDPRPAEGRPNMLLAEAGTGIGKTLGYLAPASLWAEQAGGAVWVSTYTKALQRQLDREGARLFADPSVRRRRIVVRKGRENYLCLLNLEDALQGGFAGRAAILAQLVARWAAYTKDGDMIGGDLPGWLTSLFRRAGATALTDRRGECVYAGCPHYRRCFIERASRASQDADLVIANHALVMVNAARGRETGNPPTRIVFDEGHHLFDAADSTFAAALTGQEAIELRRWILGPEGRSRGRRRGLSARLLDVASYDEAGAAALGAAVQMAGALPGDGWLQRLAEGAPFGPIEALLAAVRGTVYARASAQDAGYGLETELAEPDAALVEAAAPAVEALELLHRPLVALGKRLEAVIEDAPDWLDAQARARIEGAIAGLSWRTQTLAGWIALAARIGGPGDPDFVDWLAVDRVEGREFDIGLHRHWLDPTRPLAEAVLKPAQGVLVTSATLRAGGDWDTAEARTGAAHLDAPIGRFEAASPFDYAAMSEVLIVTDIRKGDTAALAGAYARLIEAAGGGALGLFTAIQRLRAVHARIADRLARSGLPLYAQHVDPIDTGTLVDIFRDDPRASLLGTDALRDGVDVPGDSLRLVVMEGVPWPRPTVLHGARRAAGGGSSYDDRVVRARLAQAFGRLIRRQGDRGMFVLLSSATPSRLLAAFPPGVAVTRLTLDMAIARVAARLSSGAAAGDATAAWVPSGGAQ from the coding sequence ATGCTGCCTCACCCCGCGCTCCACGCGACCCACGCCGGAATCTGGATCGCCCATCCCGACGGCAGGGTGGAGGCGGTGACGCGCGGGGCGGCGATCGCACGGGCGGCCGAAACGCCGACCATCTTCCTCAATGCGCCTTTGGTCGCGAGCAGGCTCGGCTATCCGGAGCTGTCCGGGCTCGACCTGCTCGAGCTTTTTGCCTTCGTCCATCCGGCCCGATTCGCGGTGCCGACGCCCAAGGGCCTCGCCGACGCCCTCGGCCTGCCCGAGCCGGAGGGCGACGAGGCAGCGGCCCGCTTCCTCGGGCAGGCGGCGGCGACTTTGCTCGCCACGCTTTCCGGAGACTGGCCCGAGCGCGCCGGGGCCTGGGCTTCGGCACAGGCACTCCACCGGCTGCGGTGGCCCTGGGCCGGCGTCGTCGCGGCCCGGCTGAGCCGGCCCGGGCGGGACGAGCCCTGGCTCTTCTCGGTCCTGCCCGAATGGGAGGAGACGGGCGGGCGCCCGCCGCCGCGCCCGATCCGGCTCGACGCGGGGGCGACGGCCGATCGGCTCGCGCACCTCGTCGGCAGCGATGCCGAGCCGCGCCAGGGTCAGCGTGACTATGCCGCCGCCGCGCGCGCCGTCTTCGATCCTCGGCCGGCCGAGGGCCGCCCGAACATGCTGCTGGCCGAGGCGGGGACCGGGATCGGCAAGACGCTCGGCTATCTCGCTCCGGCGTCGCTGTGGGCCGAGCAGGCGGGCGGCGCGGTGTGGGTCTCGACCTATACCAAGGCGCTCCAGCGACAGCTGGACCGCGAGGGCGCGCGGCTTTTCGCCGATCCTTCCGTCCGCCGCCGCAGGATCGTCGTCCGCAAGGGCCGCGAGAATTATCTCTGCCTGCTCAATCTCGAGGACGCGCTCCAGGGCGGCTTTGCGGGGCGCGCCGCGATCCTCGCGCAGCTCGTCGCGCGCTGGGCCGCCTATACGAAGGACGGCGACATGATCGGCGGCGATCTTCCGGGATGGCTGACCAGCCTGTTCCGGCGCGCCGGCGCCACGGCCCTCACCGATCGGCGTGGCGAGTGCGTCTATGCCGGCTGCCCGCATTATCGTCGCTGCTTCATCGAACGGGCGTCGCGGGCCAGCCAGGACGCCGATCTGGTCATCGCCAATCACGCGCTGGTGATGGTCAATGCGGCGCGCGGCCGCGAGACCGGCAACCCGCCGACCCGGATCGTCTTCGACGAAGGCCATCACCTGTTCGACGCCGCCGATTCCACCTTCGCCGCGGCGCTGACCGGGCAGGAGGCGATTGAGCTTCGCCGCTGGATATTGGGCCCGGAAGGGCGCTCGCGCGGGCGGCGGCGCGGCCTTTCGGCGCGGCTGCTCGATGTCGCATCCTATGACGAGGCGGGCGCGGCGGCTCTCGGCGCGGCGGTGCAGATGGCAGGAGCGCTTCCCGGCGACGGATGGCTTCAGCGCCTGGCCGAGGGCGCCCCTTTCGGCCCGATCGAGGCCCTGCTGGCGGCGGTTCGCGGGACCGTCTACGCCCGCGCCTCCGCCCAGGATGCCGGCTACGGGCTCGAAACCGAACTTGCCGAGCCCGACGCAGCCCTGGTCGAGGCGGCGGCCCCGGCGGTGGAGGCGCTGGAGTTGCTGCACCGTCCGCTGGTGGCGCTCGGCAAGCGGCTCGAAGCTGTGATCGAGGATGCGCCCGACTGGCTCGATGCGCAGGCGCGCGCCCGGATCGAGGGAGCGATCGCGGGTCTTTCCTGGCGTACCCAGACGCTTGCCGGATGGATCGCGCTCGCGGCGCGGATCGGCGGGCCGGGCGATCCGGACTTCGTCGATTGGCTCGCGGTCGATCGGGTCGAGGGGCGCGAATTCGATATCGGCCTCCATCGCCACTGGCTCGATCCCACGCGCCCGCTTGCCGAAGCGGTGCTGAAGCCGGCCCAGGGGGTGCTCGTCACCTCCGCGACCTTGCGCGCGGGCGGCGACTGGGACACGGCGGAGGCGCGCACCGGCGCCGCGCATCTCGACGCGCCGATCGGACGATTCGAGGCGGCGAGCCCGTTCGATTATGCCGCGATGTCCGAGGTCCTGATCGTGACCGATATCCGCAAGGGCGACACGGCGGCGCTCGCCGGCGCCTATGCGCGGCTGATCGAGGCGGCTGGCGGCGGGGCGCTCGGCCTGTTCACCGCGATCCAGCGCCTGCGCGCCGTCCATGCGCGGATCGCCGATCGTCTCGCCCGATCGGGGCTGCCGCTCTATGCCCAGCATGTGGATCCGATCGACACCGGCACGCTCGTCGACATTTTCCGCGATGATCCGCGCGCGAGCCTGCTCGGCACCGATGCGCTTCGCGACGGCGTCGACGTCCCCGGCGATTCGCTGCGGCTGGTGGTGATGGAGGGCGTGCCCTGGCCGCGCCCGACTGTGCTCCACGGTGCGCGCCGCGCGGCCGGCGGCGGATCGTCCTATGACGATCGCGTCGTCCGCGCCCGCCTGGCCCAGGCGTTCGGGCGGCTGATCCGCCGGCAGGGGGATCGCGGCATGTTCGTCCTGCTCTCGTCGGCGACCCCGTCGCGGCTGCTCGCCGCCTTTCCTCCCGGCGTCGCGGTGACCCGGCTCACCCTCGACATGGCGATTGCGCGGGTGGCGGCGCGTCTGTCATCAGGTGCGGCGGCCGGCGATGCGACGGCGGCGTGGGTTCCGTCCGGGGGAGCGCAATGA
- a CDS encoding SixA phosphatase family protein, with amino-acid sequence MRILTLMRHAKSGLADRGVRDFDRPLNRRGAQAARAMGREIRALGLGFDAVIASPAVRVVETVEGVAEGASRALHPTYDRRIYLAPLALLLDLVRETDDSVRRLLLVGHNPGCALLASLLAGSGDEVLRTRLAEQYPTGALAEIGFEVAHWREIEPQAGALARFIRPRDLDGAADGEED; translated from the coding sequence ATGAGGATCCTGACGCTGATGCGTCATGCCAAATCCGGCCTGGCCGATCGCGGCGTGCGCGATTTCGATCGCCCGCTGAACCGCCGGGGCGCCCAGGCGGCGCGCGCCATGGGGCGGGAGATTCGCGCCCTCGGCCTCGGCTTCGACGCGGTGATCGCCTCGCCGGCGGTGCGCGTCGTCGAAACGGTCGAGGGCGTGGCCGAAGGGGCCAGCCGGGCGCTGCACCCGACCTATGACCGGCGCATCTATCTCGCGCCGCTCGCTCTGCTGCTTGATCTGGTGCGGGAGACGGACGATTCGGTCCGGCGCCTGCTGCTCGTCGGCCACAATCCCGGCTGCGCGCTGCTTGCGAGCTTGCTCGCCGGATCGGGCGACGAGGTGCTTCGCACACGGCTTGCCGAGCAATATCCGACGGGCGCGCTCGCCGAAATCGGCTTCGAGGTCGCGCATTGGCGGGAGATCGAGCCCCAGGCCGGCGCGCTCGCGCGGTTCATCCGTCCCCGTGATCTCGACGGCGCGGCCGACGGCGAGGAGGATTAG
- a CDS encoding MerR family transcriptional regulator, whose protein sequence is MAVSQAKSEHAFRTIGELAGELGVPQHILRYWETRFPQLKPLQRAGNRRYYRAEDAALARRIHHLLNVEGYTIRGVQQLLARGGGGEDEIIPATAAAPAPAEPASAPASGASIERLRALRQSLAAALDEDAF, encoded by the coding sequence ATGGCCGTTTCCCAAGCCAAGAGCGAGCACGCCTTCCGGACCATCGGTGAGCTTGCGGGCGAACTTGGCGTTCCACAGCATATCCTGCGTTACTGGGAGACGCGCTTCCCGCAGCTGAAGCCGCTCCAGCGGGCGGGCAACCGCCGTTATTACCGCGCCGAGGATGCGGCCCTCGCCCGGCGAATCCATCATCTGCTCAACGTCGAGGGCTATACGATCCGCGGCGTCCAGCAATTGCTGGCGCGCGGGGGCGGCGGCGAGGACGAGATCATCCCGGCGACCGCGGCGGCACCCGCCCCGGCCGAGCCCGCCTCCGCACCGGCATCCGGGGCGTCGATCGAGCGGCTTCGCGCCTTGCGCCAATCGCTCGCCGCCGCGCTCGACGAAGACGCGTTCTAA
- a CDS encoding integration host factor subunit alpha has protein sequence MADAGTVRKPSGGTLTRADLADTVHREIGLSRADSAGLVEGILDHMSHALANGQNVKISGFGSFILRDKGQRLGRNPKTGIEVPIAPRRVLTFRASQIMRERIASGD, from the coding sequence ATGGCGGACGCAGGAACGGTCAGGAAGCCGTCGGGCGGCACTTTGACTCGCGCGGACCTTGCCGACACCGTTCATCGCGAGATCGGGCTTTCGCGCGCCGATTCCGCCGGGTTGGTGGAAGGCATCCTGGATCATATGAGCCATGCCCTGGCAAATGGTCAGAATGTGAAGATTTCCGGTTTCGGCAGCTTCATCCTGCGCGACAAGGGCCAGCGGCTCGGCCGCAATCCCAAGACCGGGATCGAAGTGCCGATCGCGCCGCGCCGGGTGCTCACCTTCCGCGCCTCCCAGATCATGCGCGAGCGGATCGCCAGCGGCGACTGA
- a CDS encoding beta-ketoacyl-ACP synthase III encodes MSRRSMIVGTGSALPARRVTNAELAERVDTSDEWIVERTGIHARHIAAEGETTATLAAAAARKALEAAGVLPEEIGLIVLATSTPDQTFPASATKVQALLGIDDCIAFDVQAVCTGFLYALSVADNMVKGGMADHALVIGAETFSRILDWEDRATCVLFGDGAGAIVLKAGDGDRGVLATRLHADGRQNELLYVDGGPSTTGTVGKLRMKGKEVFRHAVVNLANVMTEVLDATGHKPADVDWVVPHQANKRILDATARKLGLPEGKVVVTVGDHANTSAASVPLALDAAVRDGRISEGDLIVLEAMGGGFTWGAAVVRF; translated from the coding sequence ATGAGCCGGCGCAGCATGATCGTCGGAACCGGATCCGCGCTGCCGGCGCGCCGGGTGACGAACGCCGAGCTTGCCGAACGGGTCGACACATCGGACGAATGGATCGTCGAGCGCACCGGCATCCACGCGCGCCACATCGCCGCCGAGGGCGAGACCACCGCGACGCTCGCCGCGGCGGCGGCCCGAAAGGCGCTCGAAGCGGCCGGCGTTCTTCCCGAGGAGATCGGCCTCATCGTGCTCGCGACCTCGACGCCCGACCAGACCTTTCCGGCGAGCGCGACGAAGGTCCAGGCGCTGCTCGGCATCGACGACTGCATCGCCTTCGACGTGCAGGCGGTCTGCACCGGCTTCCTCTACGCCCTCTCCGTCGCCGACAATATGGTGAAGGGCGGAATGGCCGATCACGCGCTCGTCATCGGCGCCGAGACGTTCAGCCGAATCCTCGACTGGGAGGACCGCGCGACCTGCGTCCTGTTCGGCGACGGCGCCGGCGCGATCGTGCTGAAGGCCGGGGACGGTGACCGCGGCGTGCTCGCGACCCGCCTTCATGCCGACGGCCGGCAGAACGAACTGCTCTACGTGGATGGCGGCCCCTCCACCACCGGCACGGTCGGCAAGCTCAGGATGAAGGGCAAGGAGGTGTTCCGGCACGCCGTCGTCAATCTCGCCAATGTGATGACGGAGGTTCTGGACGCCACCGGCCACAAGCCGGCGGATGTCGATTGGGTCGTTCCGCACCAAGCCAACAAGCGGATTCTCGACGCGACGGCGCGCAAGCTGGGGCTCCCCGAAGGCAAGGTGGTCGTCACCGTCGGCGATCATGCCAACACGTCGGCGGCCTCGGTCCCGCTGGCGCTCGACGCCGCGGTGCGCGACGGCCGAATCAGCGAAGGCGACCTCATCGTCCTCGAAGCGATGGGCGGCGGCTTCACCTGGGGCGCTGCGGTGGTGCGTTTTTAA
- the plsX gene encoding phosphate acyltransferase PlsX, which produces MSETPRIAIDAMGGDSGPAVMIAGAALARKEREDLAFILFGDEEAIRAELIRHPALASAVEIVHCTDVIAGTDKPSQAIRRAKTSSMGRAIAAVKDGTAHAMVSGGNTGAMMAMAKLALRTLPGIDRPALAALLPTLGDNDVVMLDLGANTECDTRNLIEFAVMGAAYARVVLELDRPRVQLLNIGTEELKGTDELKAAAAVLRDADYLHMRFDGFIEGDKLSRGGADVVVTDGFSGNIALKTVEGTARFVTDLIKRAFASSLRSKFGFLVSRPATRLLRHHLDPNNHNGAVFLGLGGLVVKSHGSANDIGVANAIGVAARMVSADITRRIGEDLANISAHNVPAAAQ; this is translated from the coding sequence GTGAGCGAAACGCCCCGGATCGCGATCGACGCGATGGGCGGCGATTCCGGCCCGGCGGTGATGATCGCCGGCGCCGCGCTTGCGCGCAAGGAGCGCGAGGACCTCGCCTTCATCCTGTTCGGCGACGAGGAGGCGATCCGCGCGGAACTCATCCGGCACCCCGCGCTCGCCAGCGCGGTCGAGATCGTCCACTGCACCGATGTGATCGCCGGCACCGACAAGCCGAGCCAGGCGATCCGTCGCGCCAAGACCAGCTCGATGGGCCGCGCGATCGCCGCCGTGAAGGACGGCACCGCCCATGCGATGGTCTCCGGCGGCAATACCGGGGCGATGATGGCGATGGCCAAGCTCGCCCTGCGCACCCTTCCGGGCATCGACCGGCCGGCGCTCGCGGCACTGCTGCCGACGCTTGGCGACAACGACGTTGTCATGCTCGATCTGGGCGCCAACACCGAATGCGATACGCGCAACCTCATCGAGTTTGCGGTGATGGGCGCGGCCTATGCCCGGGTCGTGCTCGAGCTCGATCGGCCGCGCGTCCAGCTGCTCAACATCGGCACCGAGGAGCTCAAGGGCACCGACGAGCTCAAGGCGGCCGCCGCCGTGCTTCGCGATGCCGACTATCTCCACATGCGGTTCGACGGCTTCATCGAGGGCGACAAATTGTCGCGCGGCGGGGCGGACGTGGTCGTGACCGACGGCTTTTCGGGCAATATCGCATTGAAGACGGTGGAAGGAACGGCCCGGTTCGTGACCGATCTCATCAAGCGCGCCTTCGCCAGCTCGCTGCGCTCCAAGTTCGGCTTCCTGGTCTCGCGGCCGGCGACCCGGCTGCTGCGCCACCATCTCGATCCCAACAACCATAATGGCGCCGTCTTCCTCGGCCTCGGCGGGCTGGTGGTGAAGAGCCACGGCAGCGCGAACGACATCGGCGTCGCCAATGCGATCGGCGTCGCGGCCCGGATGGTGAGCGCCGACATCACGCGCAGGATCGGCGAGGATCTCGCCAACATCTCCGCCCACAACGTGCCGGCGGCCGCGCAATGA
- the rpmF gene encoding 50S ribosomal protein L32 codes for MAVPKRKTSPSRRNMRRSHDALTATQYQECPNCGELKLPHNVCASCGHYNGREVVQKTEA; via the coding sequence ATGGCCGTCCCCAAGAGAAAGACCTCGCCCTCGCGGCGTAACATGCGGCGCAGCCACGACGCGCTGACCGCCACCCAGTATCAGGAATGCCCGAATTGCGGCGAGCTCAAGCTTCCGCACAATGTCTGCGCCAGCTGCGGCCATTATAACGGGCGCGAAGTCGTGCAGAAGACCGAGGCGTAA
- a CDS encoding MAPEG family protein yields the protein MILPITLTIAGAAAILNLWLSLRVGLLRHRLKISIGDGGDERVARRMRAHANFAENMPIMLILVGFVELATGGGLWLWGAGIVFIFARILHAFGMDRQGANALRGIGILLTLLTQLALGIWAILIAYQSPALHASTHPRGQEISIGR from the coding sequence ATGATCCTGCCGATCACGCTCACCATCGCCGGCGCCGCGGCGATCCTCAACCTCTGGCTCTCGCTCCGCGTCGGCCTGCTGAGACACCGGCTCAAGATCAGCATCGGCGACGGCGGCGACGAGCGCGTCGCCCGGCGGATGCGGGCGCACGCGAATTTCGCGGAGAACATGCCGATCATGCTCATCCTGGTCGGTTTCGTCGAACTCGCGACAGGCGGCGGCCTGTGGTTGTGGGGGGCGGGGATCGTGTTCATTTTCGCCCGGATTCTCCACGCCTTCGGCATGGATCGCCAAGGCGCCAATGCCCTGCGCGGCATCGGCATCCTTTTGACGCTCCTGACCCAGCTTGCGCTCGGCATCTGGGCGATCCTGATCGCCTATCAGAGCCCGGCGCTGCACGCGTCCACCCACCCCCGCGGGCAGGAGATTTCGATCGGCCGCTAG
- a CDS encoding MBL fold metallo-hydrolase — MTTPPLQAAIIPVTPLQQNCCLIWCTATMRGAFTDPGGDLPRLKAAAAQHGVTIEKILVTHGHIDHCGSAKILADELGVPIEGPHEADRFWIARLEDDGRSYGITGKPFEPDRWLVNGDQVTVGALVFDVYHCPGHTPGHVVFHHPDSKLAIVGDVLFQGSIGRTDFPMGNHQDLIDAITGRLWPLGDDTAFVPGHGPMSSFGRERQSNPFVADRVLARA; from the coding sequence ATGACGACCCCGCCCCTCCAGGCCGCCATCATCCCGGTGACTCCGTTGCAGCAGAATTGCTGCCTGATCTGGTGCACCGCCACGATGCGTGGCGCCTTCACGGATCCCGGAGGCGACCTGCCGCGGCTGAAGGCGGCGGCGGCGCAGCATGGCGTCACGATCGAGAAGATCCTCGTCACCCATGGCCATATCGACCATTGCGGATCGGCGAAGATCCTGGCCGACGAGCTTGGCGTTCCGATCGAGGGGCCGCACGAGGCGGACCGGTTCTGGATCGCGCGGCTGGAGGATGACGGACGCAGTTACGGAATCACCGGCAAGCCGTTCGAGCCCGATCGCTGGCTGGTGAACGGCGACCAGGTGACGGTCGGCGCGCTCGTCTTCGACGTCTATCACTGCCCGGGCCACACGCCGGGCCACGTCGTCTTCCACCATCCGGACTCGAAGCTCGCCATCGTCGGCGACGTGCTGTTCCAGGGATCGATCGGCCGCACCGATTTCCCGATGGGCAATCACCAGGACCTGATCGACGCGATCACCGGTCGGCTCTGGCCGCTTGGCGACGACACCGCCTTCGTCCCCGGCCACGGCCCGATGAGCAGCTTTGGCCGCGAGCGCCAGTCCAATCCGTTCGTCGCCGATCGGGTCCTGGCGCGGGCCTAG